The proteins below come from a single Beutenbergia cavernae DSM 12333 genomic window:
- a CDS encoding branched-chain amino acid ABC transporter permease gives MDFSALATSIVAEMISPTAAAYALAAIGLNIHFGLTGLINMGQAGFMLVGAYGFGISTIAGWPLWAAVLVAIGSGVVFALILGLPTLKLRGDYLAIVTIAAAEIVRLVGRSTALEDITGASNGLLGNSFKHTFQGASPFPDERWTFLFLTLPVNASNSWWLRIVGWTLVALACFLVYLLIRSPWGRVLKGIREDEDAVRSLGKNVYSYKMQALVLGGGLGALAGIIFVLPGAIQPDSLGRPVTFYTWTILLLGGAATVFGPVLGSMLFWGTLVFVRGLMRGVIPEQVMSVIEIEQFGWVLVGITLMLLVIFRPQGILGDKKELAIHDR, from the coding sequence ATGGACTTCTCGGCTCTCGCCACCTCGATCGTCGCGGAGATGATCTCGCCGACCGCGGCGGCCTACGCGCTCGCCGCCATCGGCCTGAACATCCACTTCGGGCTGACCGGCCTCATCAACATGGGCCAGGCGGGGTTCATGCTGGTCGGCGCGTACGGGTTCGGCATCTCGACGATCGCCGGCTGGCCGCTGTGGGCGGCCGTGCTCGTGGCCATCGGGTCCGGTGTGGTGTTCGCGCTGATCCTCGGCCTGCCGACGCTCAAGCTCCGCGGCGACTACCTCGCCATCGTCACGATCGCGGCCGCCGAGATCGTGCGCCTCGTGGGCCGGTCGACGGCGCTCGAGGACATCACCGGAGCGTCGAACGGCCTGCTCGGCAACTCGTTCAAGCACACGTTCCAGGGGGCGTCGCCGTTCCCGGACGAACGGTGGACGTTCCTGTTCCTCACCCTGCCCGTCAACGCGTCGAACAGCTGGTGGCTGCGCATCGTCGGATGGACGCTCGTGGCCCTCGCGTGCTTCCTCGTGTACCTGCTGATCCGCAGCCCGTGGGGCCGCGTGCTCAAGGGCATCCGGGAGGACGAGGACGCCGTCCGCTCGCTCGGGAAGAACGTGTACAGCTACAAGATGCAGGCCCTCGTGCTCGGCGGTGGCCTCGGAGCGCTCGCCGGGATCATCTTCGTGCTGCCGGGCGCGATCCAACCGGACTCCCTCGGCCGACCGGTGACGTTCTACACGTGGACGATCCTGCTGCTCGGAGGCGCCGCGACGGTGTTCGGACCCGTGCTGGGGTCGATGCTGTTCTGGGGGACGCTCGTGTTCGTGCGCGGCCTCATGCGAGGTGTCATCCCGGAACAGGTGATGTCGGTGATCGAGATCGAGCAGTTCGGGTGGGTGCTCGTGGGCATCACGCTCATGCTGCTCGTGATCTTCAGACCACAGGGCATCCTCGGCGACAAGAAGGAGCTCGCGATCCATGACCGCTGA